A window of Kribbella amoyensis contains these coding sequences:
- a CDS encoding ABC transporter permease has product MKDFVGTGTLVRLALRRDRIQIPLWIVVFAGTAAGSAQASIELYPDVKSRVEAAMTTNSSPALVSLYGRIYDTTSLGELSLFKLTSFGALLVALLCAILVVRHTRSEEESGRLELLSAGVLGRYAAVTAGLIVAALTAILLGLVTAVSLIGIGLPAAGSFGFGLTWASAGLAFAGVGALTAQLTEGARAANGLTAIVLGVSYVLRAIGDSSADGGSRWVSWLSPIGWAQQIRPFAGDRFVVALAPLAFLVLLVAAAFALIRRRDIGAGLVRPRPGPATAAPSLRSPLALAWRLHRGALYGWGFAFLLLGFIVGNIASNVDGFVSSASAKELVQKLGGVEGITDAFLSTEMGMLGLLASAFGIQAALRLRSEETALRAEPLLATGVTRARWLASHVVMALFGTAVLVLVGGLGSGISSGAALGNMGRQVPRMIAAAAVQLPAIWVVTALVVLLFGLAPKLVTAGWLLYGFFLLVGQFGAIFDLPQAVMDISPYAHTPRLPGSDFTASPVIWLTALAALLLATGFTTFRRRDIG; this is encoded by the coding sequence ATGAAGGACTTCGTCGGCACCGGAACCCTGGTCCGGCTGGCGCTGCGCCGGGACCGGATCCAGATCCCGTTGTGGATCGTCGTCTTCGCGGGGACCGCGGCCGGATCGGCGCAGGCGTCGATCGAGCTGTACCCGGACGTGAAGTCCCGCGTCGAGGCGGCCATGACGACGAACTCGTCGCCCGCGTTGGTCTCGTTGTACGGGCGGATCTACGACACCACCTCGCTGGGTGAGCTGTCACTGTTCAAGCTGACCTCGTTCGGCGCGCTGCTGGTCGCGTTGCTCTGCGCGATCCTCGTCGTCCGGCACACCCGGAGCGAGGAGGAGAGCGGCCGGCTCGAACTGCTCAGCGCCGGCGTTCTCGGCCGGTACGCCGCGGTCACGGCGGGGTTGATCGTGGCGGCTCTCACCGCGATCCTGCTCGGCCTGGTGACCGCGGTGAGCCTGATCGGCATCGGACTGCCCGCGGCCGGGTCGTTCGGGTTCGGGCTCACCTGGGCGTCGGCCGGTCTCGCCTTCGCCGGGGTGGGCGCGTTGACCGCGCAGCTCACCGAAGGCGCCCGGGCCGCGAACGGGCTGACCGCGATCGTGCTCGGCGTCTCGTACGTGCTGCGCGCGATCGGTGACTCGTCGGCCGACGGCGGGAGCCGGTGGGTGTCGTGGTTGTCGCCGATCGGGTGGGCCCAGCAGATCCGGCCGTTCGCCGGAGACCGGTTCGTGGTGGCGCTGGCGCCGTTGGCGTTCCTGGTTCTGCTGGTCGCCGCGGCGTTCGCGCTGATCCGGCGACGCGACATCGGGGCCGGTCTGGTCCGTCCGCGGCCGGGCCCGGCGACGGCGGCGCCTTCGTTGCGGTCGCCGCTCGCGCTGGCCTGGCGGTTGCACCGAGGCGCCTTGTATGGCTGGGGTTTCGCGTTCCTGCTGCTCGGGTTCATCGTCGGGAACATCGCCAGCAACGTGGACGGGTTCGTCAGTTCGGCGAGCGCGAAGGAGCTGGTGCAGAAGCTCGGCGGCGTCGAGGGGATCACGGACGCGTTCCTGTCCACCGAGATGGGCATGCTCGGCCTGCTCGCGTCCGCGTTCGGGATCCAGGCCGCGCTCCGGCTGCGGTCCGAGGAGACCGCGCTCCGCGCCGAACCGCTGCTCGCGACCGGAGTCACCCGGGCGCGTTGGCTGGCGAGCCACGTGGTGATGGCGTTGTTCGGTACCGCGGTCCTGGTCCTGGTCGGCGGCCTCGGTTCGGGGATCTCTTCCGGCGCGGCCCTCGGGAACATGGGCCGCCAGGTCCCACGGATGATCGCGGCCGCCGCGGTCCAGTTGCCCGCGATCTGGGTCGTCACGGCGCTCGTCGTCCTGCTGTTCGGGCTGGCGCCGAAGCTGGTCACGGCCGGCTGGCTCCTCTACGGCTTCTTCCTGCTGGTCGGCCAGTTCGGCGCGATCTTCGACCTGCCGCAAGCGGTGATGGACATCAGCCCGTACGCCCACACGCCCCGCCTCCCCGGCAGCGACTTCACCGCGTCCCCGGTGATCTGGCTGACCGCGCTGGCAGCCCTCCTCCTGGCCACCGGCTTCACCACCTTCCGCCGCCGCGACATCGGCTGA
- a CDS encoding pyridoxamine 5'-phosphate oxidase family protein, whose product MESVLSGRSGEFVEFWTARRLCMLSTVRKNGTVHVVMVGATVDWDAGIVRVICSGGSHKARQIRDAGAAGAAVAVSQTEAGKWSTLEGRAVVSADPERVAEGVRRYTERYRAPRVNPERVVLEITVTKVFGNA is encoded by the coding sequence GTGGAATCGGTGTTGAGTGGGCGGTCGGGGGAGTTCGTCGAGTTCTGGACGGCGCGGCGGTTGTGCATGCTCAGTACCGTGCGCAAGAACGGGACCGTGCACGTGGTGATGGTCGGGGCGACCGTGGACTGGGATGCCGGGATCGTGCGGGTGATCTGTTCGGGAGGTTCGCACAAGGCTCGGCAGATCCGGGACGCCGGGGCGGCCGGTGCCGCGGTCGCGGTGAGCCAGACCGAGGCGGGGAAGTGGTCCACGCTCGAAGGGCGGGCCGTGGTGAGCGCGGATCCGGAGCGCGTCGCGGAGGGCGTTCGGCGGTACACCGAGCGGTACCGGGCGCCGCGGGTGAATCCCGAGCGGGTCGTCCTCGAGATCACCGTGACGAAGGTGTTCGGCAATGCCTGA
- the cbiE gene encoding precorrin-6y C5,15-methyltransferase (decarboxylating) subunit CbiE, with protein sequence MPELTVVGIGADGWDGLAPSGRHAVEAAEVVMGSGRQLGLVPDGSAAKVAWPSPLSEALPGLLAEYGERRICVLASGDPTFHGIGTTLTRLLGAGAVRVIPHPSSVSLACARLGWPQDQVQVVSLVGRPTDLVQPHVQPGRRLVVLSWGAQTPAEVAQLLTARGFGASEFTVLEQLAAPGELVRTTTAATWDHEVDALNVIGVLCRADQDAPLLPTTPGLPDSAYESDGQLTKREVRAVTLSRLAPIPGQLLWDVGGGAGSIAIEWSRHHPTCKAVAIEKDPDRAKRLERNAATLGVAVRTVVGAAPEALAGLEAPDAVFVGGGATAGGMIEACWAALAPGGRLVVNGVTLETEVLIARWYAELGGDLVRLSVERAAPVGGMTGWRPAMPVTIWSVTK encoded by the coding sequence ATGCCTGAGCTGACCGTGGTCGGGATCGGGGCCGACGGCTGGGACGGGCTCGCGCCGTCCGGGCGGCACGCGGTCGAGGCGGCCGAGGTGGTGATGGGCAGCGGGCGGCAGCTCGGCCTGGTACCGGACGGGTCCGCCGCGAAGGTGGCGTGGCCGTCGCCGTTGTCCGAAGCGCTGCCCGGCTTGCTCGCGGAGTACGGCGAGCGCCGGATCTGCGTCCTGGCCAGCGGGGATCCGACCTTCCACGGGATCGGGACGACGTTGACGCGGTTGCTCGGGGCCGGTGCGGTCCGGGTGATCCCGCATCCGTCGAGCGTCTCGCTGGCCTGTGCCCGGCTCGGCTGGCCGCAGGACCAGGTGCAGGTGGTCAGCCTGGTCGGCCGGCCCACCGACCTGGTCCAGCCGCACGTTCAACCCGGGCGCCGGCTGGTCGTCCTGAGCTGGGGCGCGCAGACCCCGGCCGAGGTGGCTCAGTTGCTGACGGCAAGGGGTTTCGGGGCCAGCGAGTTCACCGTGCTCGAACAACTGGCGGCGCCCGGCGAGCTGGTCCGGACGACGACGGCCGCGACCTGGGACCACGAGGTCGACGCGCTCAACGTGATCGGCGTGCTCTGCCGGGCCGACCAGGACGCGCCGTTGTTGCCGACGACACCAGGGCTGCCCGACTCGGCGTACGAGAGTGACGGGCAACTGACGAAGCGCGAGGTCCGGGCGGTGACGTTGTCGCGGCTGGCCCCGATACCAGGGCAGCTGCTGTGGGACGTCGGGGGTGGCGCGGGGAGTATCGCGATCGAGTGGTCGCGGCACCACCCGACCTGCAAGGCGGTCGCGATCGAGAAGGACCCGGACCGGGCGAAGCGGCTCGAACGGAACGCGGCCACCCTCGGCGTCGCGGTACGGACCGTGGTCGGCGCGGCCCCCGAAGCGCTGGCCGGGTTGGAGGCGCCTGACGCGGTGTTCGTCGGCGGTGGCGCCACGGCCGGCGGCATGATCGAGGCGTGCTGGGCGGCCCTGGCTCCGGGTGGCCGGCTCGTGGTCAACGGGGTCACGCTGGAGACCGAGGTCCTGATCGCCCGCTGGTACGCCGAACTGGGCGGCGACCTGGTCCGGTTGTCGGTGGAACGCGCGGCCCCGGTCGGCGGGATGACCGGCTGGCGGCCCGCGATGCCGGTGACGATCTGGAGCGTGACCAAATGA
- the cobM gene encoding precorrin-4 C(11)-methyltransferase, giving the protein MTVHFIGAGPGAADLITVRGRDLIAASPVCLYAGALVPVELLGHCPPGARKVDTANLDLDQILAELAAAHERGDDVARLHSGDPAVFSAMAEQMRRLDALGIPYDVTPGVPAFAAAAASLGRELTVPEVGQTVILTRIAARATAMPPREDLATLGASRGTIVLHLAVQHIERLVDELVPNYGEDCPVAVVARASRPDELVLRGTLADIAKQVRGAGVLRTAVVIVGRTLAAANFPDSHLYSTTRDRH; this is encoded by the coding sequence ATGACCGTGCACTTCATCGGGGCCGGACCGGGGGCCGCGGACCTGATCACCGTTCGCGGCCGGGACCTGATCGCCGCCTCGCCCGTCTGTCTGTACGCGGGTGCCCTGGTCCCGGTCGAGCTCCTCGGCCACTGTCCGCCGGGAGCCCGCAAGGTCGACACCGCGAACCTGGACCTCGACCAGATCCTCGCCGAGCTCGCGGCCGCGCACGAACGCGGTGACGACGTGGCCCGGTTGCACTCCGGCGATCCCGCGGTGTTCAGCGCGATGGCCGAGCAGATGCGCCGCCTGGACGCGCTCGGCATCCCGTACGACGTGACGCCCGGCGTGCCCGCGTTCGCGGCGGCCGCGGCGTCGCTCGGTCGTGAACTGACCGTGCCCGAGGTCGGCCAGACGGTCATCCTGACCCGGATCGCCGCCCGCGCGACCGCGATGCCGCCGCGGGAGGACCTGGCGACGCTCGGGGCCAGCCGCGGCACGATCGTCCTGCACCTCGCCGTCCAGCACATCGAGCGCCTGGTCGACGAGCTGGTCCCGAACTACGGCGAGGACTGCCCGGTCGCCGTCGTGGCCCGCGCCAGCCGGCCGGACGAGCTGGTCCTGCGCGGAACGCTGGCCGACATCGCCAAGCAGGTCCGCGGAGCCGGAGTACTGCGCACCGCGGTCGTCATCGTCGGCCGCACCCTGGCGGCCGCCAACTTCCCGGACAGCCACCTGTACTCCACCACCCGCGACCGGCACTGA
- a CDS encoding cobalt-precorrin-6A reductase, translating into MRVLLLGGTGEARELAQALTDEPGVEVVSSLAGRTSDARLPPGAVRQGGFGGVDGLVRWIQEHAVDAVVDATHPFAAVMTDHAAEAARTSGVPLLVLRRPGWTESRGDEWHWVSSAEAAAKVLPAVGSRAFLTIGQQGLSAFAGTGLWMVARCVDPPEPRPDWCTLILDRGPYDLDGELALFREHRFDVLVTKDSGGPQTVAKLVAARQLGVPVVVIRRPPLPAGVVAVPTVDQAVEWVRGRR; encoded by the coding sequence ATGAGGGTCCTGCTCCTGGGCGGAACCGGCGAAGCCCGCGAGCTCGCCCAGGCGCTGACCGACGAGCCGGGCGTTGAGGTCGTGTCGTCGCTGGCCGGCCGTACGTCGGACGCACGGTTGCCCCCGGGCGCAGTACGGCAGGGCGGCTTCGGTGGGGTCGACGGCCTGGTCCGGTGGATCCAGGAGCACGCGGTCGATGCCGTGGTCGACGCGACGCATCCGTTCGCCGCGGTGATGACGGATCACGCCGCGGAGGCTGCCCGTACGTCCGGGGTGCCGTTACTCGTACTGCGGCGCCCCGGGTGGACCGAGTCGCGCGGAGACGAGTGGCACTGGGTGTCGTCCGCGGAGGCGGCCGCGAAGGTGCTTCCGGCGGTCGGGTCCCGTGCGTTCCTGACGATCGGGCAGCAGGGGTTGTCGGCGTTCGCGGGGACCGGGCTGTGGATGGTCGCGCGGTGCGTCGATCCGCCGGAACCACGGCCGGACTGGTGCACGCTGATCCTCGACCGCGGGCCGTACGACCTGGACGGTGAGCTGGCGTTGTTCCGCGAGCACCGGTTCGACGTGCTGGTGACGAAGGACAGCGGGGGACCGCAGACGGTCGCGAAGCTGGTGGCGGCGCGGCAGCTCGGCGTACCGGTGGTGGTGATCCGGCGGCCGCCGTTGCCCGCCGGGGTGGTCGCGGTGCCGACGGTGGACCAGGCCGTCGAGTGGGTCCGGGGGCGTCGGTAG
- the rpe gene encoding ribulose-phosphate 3-epimerase codes for MGIQIAPSILSADFARLADEAAAVSNADWLHVDVMDNHFVPNLTLGMPVVESLAKAAAQPLDCHLMIEDPDRWAPGYVEAGASSVTFHVEACRAPIRTAREIRAKGARASMALRPATPIEPYEDLLPELDMILIMTVEPGFGGQKFLDVCLPKIRRTRQLLDRHGLDLWIQIDGGVSAETIERCAEAGADVFVAGSAVYAADDPNAMVENLRTLAQKATPSH; via the coding sequence ATGGGAATTCAGATCGCGCCTAGCATCCTGTCCGCCGACTTCGCCCGGCTCGCCGACGAGGCCGCCGCCGTGTCGAACGCCGACTGGCTGCACGTCGACGTGATGGACAACCACTTCGTCCCGAACCTCACCCTCGGGATGCCGGTGGTCGAGTCGCTGGCCAAGGCCGCCGCGCAACCGCTGGACTGCCACCTGATGATCGAGGACCCGGACCGCTGGGCGCCCGGGTACGTCGAGGCGGGCGCGTCCAGCGTGACCTTCCACGTCGAGGCGTGCCGCGCGCCGATCCGGACCGCGCGGGAGATCCGGGCCAAGGGCGCCCGGGCCTCGATGGCGCTCCGCCCGGCCACCCCGATCGAGCCGTACGAGGACCTGCTGCCCGAGCTGGACATGATCCTGATCATGACCGTCGAGCCCGGCTTCGGCGGCCAGAAGTTCCTCGACGTCTGCCTGCCGAAGATCCGCCGTACCCGGCAGTTGCTGGACCGCCACGGCCTCGACCTCTGGATCCAGATCGACGGCGGCGTCTCGGCGGAGACCATCGAACGCTGCGCCGAGGCCGGTGCCGACGTCTTCGTGGCCGGCTCCGCGGTCTACGCCGCCGACGACCCCAACGCCATGGTCGAGAACCTCCGCACCCTCGCCCAGAAAGCCACTCCGTCCCACTGA
- a CDS encoding HAD-IIA family hydrolase, translating to MDGVLVHEERAIPGAAEFIQALQESGRKFLVLTNNSIFTPRDLRARLLAGGIDVPEWSIWTSALATAQFLDDQRPGGTAYVIGEAGLTTALHEIGYVLTERDPDYVVLGETRTYSFEAITKAIRLIRDGARFLATNPDPTGPSTEGPLPATGSVAALITRATGVAPYFVGKPNPLMMRSALNRIEAHSETTVMIGDRMDTDIISGLEAGLRSVLVLSGSTGEHEVDRFPYRPTRIVESIADVVPLVTALA from the coding sequence ATGGACGGGGTGCTGGTTCATGAGGAGCGCGCGATTCCCGGGGCGGCCGAGTTCATCCAGGCCCTGCAGGAGTCGGGGCGGAAGTTCCTGGTCCTGACGAACAACTCGATCTTCACCCCGCGGGACCTGCGCGCCCGGTTGCTTGCCGGGGGCATCGATGTGCCGGAGTGGTCGATCTGGACGAGTGCGCTGGCGACCGCGCAGTTCCTGGACGACCAGCGGCCCGGCGGCACGGCGTACGTGATCGGCGAGGCCGGGCTGACGACGGCGCTGCACGAGATCGGCTACGTCCTGACCGAGCGGGACCCCGACTACGTCGTACTGGGGGAGACCCGGACGTACTCGTTCGAGGCGATCACCAAGGCGATCCGGCTGATCCGGGACGGCGCCCGGTTCCTGGCCACGAACCCGGATCCCACCGGCCCGTCGACCGAGGGCCCGCTGCCCGCCACCGGCTCCGTGGCCGCACTGATCACCCGCGCCACCGGCGTCGCGCCGTACTTCGTGGGCAAGCCGAACCCGTTGATGATGCGCAGCGCGCTGAACCGGATCGAGGCGCACTCGGAGACCACGGTGATGATCGGTGACCGGATGGACACCGACATCATCAGCGGCCTCGAAGCCGGGCTACGCAGCGTCCTCGTCCTGTCCGGGTCCACCGGCGAACACGAGGTGGACCGGTTCCCGTACCGGCCGACGCGCATCGTGGAGTCGATCGCCGACGTGGTCCCGCTGGTCACCGCACTGGCTTGA
- a CDS encoding polysaccharide deacetylase family protein, whose product MIARVRTEHLRSLAAPAALLLSVLIIVLISFANSPGRHNKAGGSPAAAAPPAKAGTTPAPPAKPVYLTFDDGPEPKYTPQILAILRTFEAKATFFEVGRNVEKHPDLTKRIHADGHSVQNHTWTHADLRLLSWPKFEEQVSDTDRAIQAQTAVTPRCVRPPYGAVNKLVQTRATGLGKKLTLWDVDSRDWTRPGAAAITKRVLAGVKPGTVILFHDGGGDRTQTIAALPTILKTLRARGYSFVAVC is encoded by the coding sequence GTGATTGCTCGAGTACGGACCGAACACCTGCGCAGCTTGGCGGCCCCGGCCGCCCTGCTGCTCTCGGTGCTGATCATCGTGCTCATTTCTTTCGCCAATTCCCCCGGGCGGCACAACAAGGCAGGCGGTTCACCGGCCGCGGCCGCTCCCCCCGCGAAGGCCGGCACCACCCCGGCGCCGCCGGCGAAACCGGTCTATCTCACCTTCGACGACGGCCCGGAGCCGAAGTACACGCCGCAGATCCTGGCGATCCTGCGGACCTTCGAGGCGAAGGCGACGTTCTTCGAGGTCGGCCGGAACGTGGAGAAGCACCCGGACCTGACCAAGCGGATCCACGCCGACGGGCACAGCGTGCAGAACCACACCTGGACGCACGCGGATCTGCGGCTGCTGTCGTGGCCGAAGTTCGAGGAGCAGGTCAGTGACACGGACCGCGCGATCCAGGCCCAGACCGCCGTCACCCCGCGCTGCGTCCGGCCGCCGTACGGGGCGGTGAACAAGCTGGTCCAGACCAGGGCGACCGGCCTCGGCAAGAAGCTCACCCTCTGGGACGTCGACTCCCGCGACTGGACCCGGCCCGGCGCGGCCGCGATCACGAAGCGGGTCCTCGCCGGGGTGAAGCCGGGCACCGTGATCCTGTTCCACGACGGCGGCGGTGACCGGACTCAGACCATCGCGGCGCTGCCCACGATCCTCAAGACATTGCGGGCCCGCGGGTACTCCTTCGTCGCGGTCTGCTGA
- a CDS encoding amino acid ABC transporter ATP-binding protein, with the protein MPTTVETRPAGTEYKAASLEVSGIELAFGTNKVLRGVDLTVPAGRTACVIGPSGSGKSTLLRAVNRLLEPDAGDIRLGGDSVLRTNPDELRRRIGMVFQHFNLFPHKSVLDNITLPLRKISKLGKDEAAEAALAQLDLVGLREKASARPGNLSGGQQQRVAIARALAMKPEVMLFDEATSALDPELVKGVLSLMADLAAAGMTMVVVTHEMGFARQVADQVAFMDQGVVVEQGAPEQVFTAAESPRLRQFLSQVL; encoded by the coding sequence ATGCCGACCACCGTTGAGACCCGCCCGGCGGGCACGGAGTACAAGGCCGCGAGCCTGGAGGTGTCCGGGATCGAGCTCGCCTTCGGGACGAACAAGGTCCTGCGCGGCGTCGACCTGACCGTCCCGGCCGGCCGGACCGCCTGCGTGATCGGGCCGTCCGGATCCGGCAAGTCGACCCTGTTGCGTGCGGTGAACCGGCTGCTGGAGCCGGACGCCGGAGACATCCGGCTCGGCGGCGACTCGGTGCTGCGGACGAATCCGGACGAGCTGCGCCGGCGGATCGGGATGGTCTTCCAGCACTTCAACCTGTTCCCGCACAAGTCGGTGCTCGACAACATCACCCTGCCGTTGCGCAAGATCAGCAAGCTCGGCAAGGACGAGGCGGCCGAAGCGGCGCTCGCCCAGCTGGACCTGGTCGGGCTGCGGGAGAAGGCGTCGGCCCGGCCCGGCAACCTGTCCGGCGGCCAGCAGCAGCGAGTCGCGATCGCCCGGGCGCTGGCGATGAAGCCCGAGGTGATGCTGTTCGACGAGGCCACCTCGGCGCTCGACCCGGAGCTGGTCAAGGGCGTGCTTTCGCTGATGGCCGACCTCGCCGCGGCCGGGATGACGATGGTCGTGGTCACCCACGAGATGGGCTTCGCCCGGCAGGTCGCGGACCAGGTCGCGTTCATGGACCAGGGCGTCGTGGTCGAGCAGGGCGCCCCGGAGCAGGTCTTCACGGCGGCCGAGTCACCGCGGCTGCGGCAGTTCCTCTCCCAGGTGCTCTGA
- a CDS encoding amino acid ABC transporter permease yields MDIWTTLKDTFLDGESMRAVLPEMLRVGLVNTLVLAAASVVLGTVLGMIVAVMGLSRRRWLRWPAKIYTDIFRGLPAILTILLIGQGLSPITRHWWGPNPYPLGILALSLIAAAYIGEIFRSGIQSVEKGQLEAARALGFGYSSGMWLVVIPQGVRRVLPALVNQFIALVKESSLVYFLGLLASQRELFRIGQDAAATNGNLSPLLLAGIFYLLITVPLTHLVNWFDKRLREGRPEDQTPADVEELVHADHR; encoded by the coding sequence ATGGACATCTGGACCACCCTGAAGGACACCTTCCTCGACGGGGAGTCGATGCGGGCCGTCCTGCCCGAGATGCTGCGCGTCGGCCTCGTCAACACCCTGGTGCTGGCGGCCGCCTCGGTCGTGCTGGGCACCGTGCTCGGCATGATCGTGGCGGTGATGGGGCTGTCCCGGCGGCGCTGGCTGCGCTGGCCGGCGAAGATCTACACCGACATCTTCCGCGGCCTGCCGGCCATCCTGACGATCCTGCTGATCGGCCAGGGGCTGTCCCCGATCACCCGGCACTGGTGGGGCCCGAACCCGTACCCGCTGGGCATCCTCGCGCTGTCGCTGATCGCGGCCGCGTACATCGGCGAGATCTTCCGGTCCGGCATCCAGAGCGTGGAGAAGGGCCAGCTCGAGGCAGCCCGGGCGCTCGGCTTCGGCTACTCGTCCGGGATGTGGCTGGTGGTGATCCCGCAGGGCGTCCGGCGGGTACTGCCGGCGTTGGTCAACCAGTTCATCGCGCTGGTGAAGGAGTCCAGCCTGGTGTACTTCCTCGGCCTGCTGGCCAGTCAGCGGGAGCTGTTCCGGATCGGCCAGGACGCGGCGGCGACCAACGGCAACCTGTCGCCGCTGCTGCTCGCCGGGATCTTCTACCTGCTGATCACGGTGCCGCTGACCCACCTGGTCAACTGGTTCGACAAGCGGCTGCGCGAGGGCCGGCCCGAGGACCAGACCCCTGCCGACGTGGAGGAGCTCGTTCATGCCGACCACCGTTGA
- a CDS encoding substrate-binding periplasmic protein — MRAISAFRRLAALGTAITLAVALAACGSNDSPDSAGPDLGLLQPGTLRIGTLTDAPPNVYVKDGKFTGFDNDLITAVAAKLNLKPEFVGTDFSALLAQVNGGQYDLGSSSITITEARKKTVAFSNGYDFGYLGLNTTKDSGITAFDQLAGKRVVVVQGTVQDDYATQKELDPVRVPNYNAALGQLKAGTADAWVSPAEIGEKMAKEQGGGTVILAAKELSDAPMAYAVAKSNDKLREAVDKALDEVIADGTWTKLVEQYYPGRAVPANFKPGSGEAKFTAPKASGTPAG; from the coding sequence GTGCGCGCCATCAGCGCCTTCCGCCGGCTCGCGGCCCTCGGTACGGCCATCACCCTGGCCGTCGCGCTCGCGGCGTGCGGGAGCAACGACAGCCCGGACAGCGCCGGCCCCGACCTCGGGCTGCTGCAGCCGGGCACGCTGCGCATCGGCACCCTCACCGACGCGCCGCCGAACGTGTACGTCAAGGACGGCAAGTTCACCGGCTTCGACAACGACCTGATCACCGCGGTCGCGGCCAAGCTCAACCTCAAGCCGGAGTTCGTCGGCACCGACTTCTCCGCGCTGCTGGCGCAGGTGAACGGCGGTCAGTACGACCTCGGCAGCTCGTCCATCACGATCACCGAGGCGCGCAAGAAGACCGTTGCCTTCAGCAATGGGTACGACTTCGGCTACCTCGGCCTGAACACCACCAAGGACTCCGGCATCACCGCGTTCGACCAGCTGGCCGGCAAGCGCGTCGTCGTGGTCCAGGGCACCGTCCAGGACGACTACGCCACCCAGAAGGAGCTCGACCCGGTCCGGGTCCCGAACTACAACGCCGCGCTCGGCCAGCTCAAGGCCGGTACCGCGGACGCGTGGGTGTCGCCCGCCGAGATCGGCGAGAAGATGGCCAAGGAGCAGGGCGGCGGCACCGTGATCCTGGCCGCCAAGGAGCTGAGCGACGCGCCGATGGCGTACGCGGTGGCGAAGAGCAACGACAAGCTGCGCGAGGCGGTCGACAAGGCCCTCGACGAGGTGATCGCCGACGGCACCTGGACCAAGCTGGTCGAGCAGTACTACCCGGGCCGCGCGGTCCCGGCGAACTTCAAGCCCGGGAGCGGTGAGGCGAAGTTCACCGCCCCGAAGGCGAGCGGTACCCCGGCCGGCTGA
- a CDS encoding helix-turn-helix domain-containing protein, whose translation MDQTAQNRQQQTELYGEPLGDLIRRVGYTLGLTQAKLAEVVGLSAPMLSQLISAQRVKIGNPAVVTRLHALDEFAQRAAAESLDPAEIAAGLTEIRATTGAFTRAAPATTSGPRPGGRVVVREIQDLLRSVASATEIQQVAEKIVADYPDLAEFLTTYGAGRTDDALAHYERHHG comes from the coding sequence ATGGACCAGACCGCGCAGAACCGGCAGCAACAGACCGAGCTGTACGGCGAACCACTGGGCGACCTGATCCGCCGGGTCGGGTACACGCTAGGCCTCACCCAGGCCAAACTCGCCGAGGTCGTCGGGCTGTCCGCGCCGATGCTGTCCCAGCTGATCAGCGCCCAGCGGGTGAAGATCGGCAACCCCGCCGTGGTGACCCGGCTGCACGCGCTGGACGAGTTCGCCCAGCGCGCCGCCGCCGAGAGTCTCGACCCGGCCGAGATCGCCGCCGGGCTGACCGAGATCCGGGCCACCACCGGCGCGTTCACCCGGGCCGCTCCGGCGACGACCAGCGGCCCGCGCCCCGGTGGCCGGGTCGTCGTCCGCGAGATCCAGGACCTGCTCCGCTCGGTCGCGTCCGCCACCGAGATCCAGCAGGTGGCCGAGAAGATCGTTGCCGACTACCCCGATCTCGCCGAGTTCCTGACCACCTACGGCGCCGGCCGCACCGACGACGCGCTCGCGCACTACGAACGCCATCACGGCTGA